The following DNA comes from Brassica oleracea var. oleracea cultivar TO1000 chromosome C5, BOL, whole genome shotgun sequence.
AATAATTGTATTACGTAAAAAATTCAAATCAAATATAAATAATAATTTATCATTTAGTCTTTAATTATTAATGATATATGTATACTATTATTTGCGAAGTAAATTTTCGGAATCGAACTCTCACGTTAAAAGTTAGAGTGGTTAATATTGTTTATACCTTTAATTAATAAAATGTATAAATAAATTAAAAAATAAAACAAAATTTTAATTTATTTGATTAGATAATTGATTCAAATTAATAATAGTAAGAATTATCCAAAATCTGAAAATATAATTTAAAAAAGAGATAATTTATATATATATATATATATATATATATATATATATATTTATTTATTTATATATATATTGTATTGTTATCTCAAAAAGTCTTTTAGTGAAAATTTAAAAATATAAGTTATATAAGTAAATATTAATCAAATAAAATTATTAATTATGTAATTAAAAATAGAATATTGAGTTATCCAAAAACTAAAAATATAATTAAAAAAAAGATAATATCTATATATATATATATTGTATTGTTTTCTGAAAAAGTCTTTTAGTAAAAAGTTAAAAAAACATAAATTATATAATTAAATATTAATCAAATAAATTTTGTTAATTATATAATTAAAAATAGAATATTGAGTTATTTTAAGATTTATTTTAGTATAATGAATATGGGGTACAGAGAACTTTTGAAAAATTTATGCAAATGTTTAAGGCCGCATCGCAGGACAAAACACCTAGTTAATAAGTAATTATAAATATTTATGTCTGCATGCGCGGACACACACGTAGTACACTAGTAAAAAAACTGCCATTCGTGAATAGTGGGTATATTCACTCAAAGAAAAAAGAATTGTGATATTAAATCCACTACCGGGTGTTTTCTGTAAAATGAAGGTGTTAAAATAACAAAATAAAAGCATATTAATAGATCAAATTGGGTTAATTAACCACCAAATTAACCTTACTTTTATGGGCCCGCTTCTAATCGCTGAGTCAAACTTTGATCTTCGTTAAACTATTTCTACTATTTCTTCAAATAATTTTCTATTTATATTCAATCTTCCTCCGCTTCTTACATAATCATGTGGTATACAATTCTTCGCCAAAATAGTTTATAGAAATATGGTAACGTAAATATATATAAAAAACTGGAACCAGGTGACGTTAGTCTATTGGTTATTTATCCCTTATATATTAAACTAGGTGTTTTCTGCACCAAGTGCAGTAAATTTTTTTTTAAATCTAACTTATATTTAAAAATAAATTTTATTAAATATTATAGATTTTAACATTTTTTTACTAATATTTAATATAGATTTGATATATATTAAATAAATTTGTATAAAACTAATAAAAATAATATAAAATTGTACAATTATCAAATATTTAACCTAAACAATATTTATAAAATTTGTACCTATATAAAACTAATGATCTTACGATTAGATATTTAAAATTTTAAAAATTGTAGAAATTGTTGAAAGCTTTAGTAATACAAATTGTATAAGTATGCAAAATAATAATATTTCGGAATTTGAAATGTTATATATGAATATATTTATTTTATAGATGATGTATGAGCTATTACCATATTTTTAAGAAGTTTACCAAAAAGAAATATCAATATTAAATGTAATATATGAATTATTACCATATTCTAATAAGTTTGCCAAAAATATAAATCAACATTAAATGAAATTATCCATGTCATATTTTTTCGGAAGCCATGTCATCAATTTCAGTAGTCATGTCATATTTGTTTTGTGAAATTGATTGTAGAAAGGACATCTGGCAAAATCACTTCGCAAATATAGTTTAGGGTAAAAGAAACATTGTAATAAATGCATTCACACTATAATAGACATGTGACAGTCTCACAATGATTTGATAATATATATGCTAACGCGTTCACACTATATTTATAAATATGTTCACACTATGTACTTTGCGTTTTTTTAATATAAAACTCACATACATGGTTCCAATAAAATTCTGGATTTTTTGGTTCGAATAAAAATAGATAACGAATCAAAAGCCAAACTATATATATATATATATTATTTTTATTATTTACGGATAAAGTTGAGCAAAATATTAATAAATTTTTATTTAAATCGTTATCCGTTTTGATTTGAACCAAAAAATCTGGATATCCGTAACTCTACGAAACAAATCAAATAATAAAAACAATATCCAAAAAAGAAGCAAATCATAAATACCAATATTTTTAGGAACATATTTTAGGAACATATATCTAATTTGATCTCTTATATGCATATATACATATATGTAAAGAATTATATATATATGTTATATATATATTATACTTTATATCAGTTTTACAATATTTTTATGAATTAAATTTATTATATTATGTACTAGAATTTAAAAAGTTAAATAATGTTTTATTTTTGTAATAAAATGTTATTATTAAAATTTTCGATTATTTTTAAATTTTTATTTTATTTACGGAACAAATCGGATATTCTTTAAAACTCTAAAACATTTCGGATATCCGAGTCACCGAATATCTAGGTGGCTAAAGATAGAATCAACACGAATGCTTTCAAATACCTATATATTCGATATGTGCCCACCCCTATTTACGGATACAATTTTATTTTCTTTATATGAAAAAATGACTAATGCAAAGACCTTTTTTATTTTAAATTAATTTTAATTTTATCTTTCATGTATTATTTTGAAAAAAAATGTCATTTAATATTAATTAACAATATTTTTATATATTTGTCAACTATTTTTATATACTTTTTATATACACATATAAGTGCACCTTGATGTGAGCACCTTATAACTAAGTATTCACCATAACTGAAATATCTAATTTTTTTGAAAGTTGAAATATTTTTTCTTAATGCTTCTTTCACTACCGACCAAACTGTAGTGAAATTATTTGTCTTAATAATTTTTTTTTTCTTAAACTATTATCTGTTTAGAAACTATAATATGAAACTATTGGTTTAACATGACCACTATCTAAAATTCATAACATGAAAATAAATAAATAATATTATTTTTTCGTTTTTGCCGAAAAAAAACCAAAATATCAAACATTTTAACCGAATAAACTAAAATGAATATTAATTTAAAATAATAGTTATATTTCTAGAAAATTAAAAACCAAAAAAAAAAACTTAAAACTGAACCAATATCCAGATTAAACAGATTTAATGCATTTTTATAAAAAAATAACGAAACTAATAATCATATCCCGCGCAAGGCGCGGATTATTACCTAGTTGTTGGAGTATTGACCAATGATGTAGTTTTACCATACTGAGTTTTACTAAACGCAATTTCATTTCTGGCAATAGCGAAATTCCTATAGCGGTTCAAAAAAGACTGTAAACTTTATCCTGGAATCTACTGGGGGAAAATAGTAATTAAATTAACCCACATGAATAATGTGATTTCTCATATATGGTCTGCAACTAAATGATTATGAGTTATGATATGAAATAGTAGTTGGTTGTTGATTCATTCATTAATAACTACTAATTGACTTGGTTAGAGTTTGGAACTTTGGATTCTACCAATATCGCGTAGGATTTAATGGAAGAGCTATCAATTTATGCATGCTTTTGTTATTTACGACTATAATTGGGAGACACGACTAAAATGGACCAAAGTTCATTAATTTGGAAATCATGGTAGACATGGAGTCCATACAGGCACTACGTTTCCATATAATTGAAAAGGGAATCTATATTTTGCTTGATGCTAGCTTTGCAAAATAACATCAGAAAATGAGTTTTTTATATAAGTTGCTGATGACAATATATATATAATAAAGTTAATTATTAGCTAAATGATTAATAGAAAATGACAGTACAATAAAGATTTATTTTCATAATATATTTCATCTAACAAAGTTCCAGATATCATAATTTTATTTAGATTGCACCCAATATTCTTTTTATAAGATCGGTCATATTTCTGTTTATTTAGACATTACAAATATTTCTGAAAGCAAAAACAAAGACATATCACAACCACTGAGTATCTGATTGGTTCACAATTTTATCCTTTTTTTTTTTGTTCGAAGGTTCACAATTTTATCATTTATTCATTTGTATACATAACATGATTGGTAAACAAAATGTTCCTGCACATAAATACCATAAGATTCATGAACAGCAAGAATATGACTAGAACAAAGCTATTGATAGATAAAACGTCAATATCATATATCCATCAGCAAATCTATACACAGAATTTTTTTGAATGTTCATATATAGTTTTAATATCGAGTGAATTGACTTTTTTTTTGAAACACTAATACTTCCATTCAATAAAAAGTAGCTTAAAGCCCACGTGATACAAAGTTTGCAAGGCAGGCTTTTGCTAGGGCATCTGCAGGCCCATTTGAGTTTCTAGGAATGAAAGAAAATAAACAGAAATTAAACGGCGTCTGAGAGAACTCTGTGGATTTCCGATGAATTTCGATTCCGGTCGATTTCTCTAACGAGCACTTGAGAGTCTGAGCGTACCCAGATATGAGTGAGCTTGAGGGAGATCGCCTGTTGGAGAGCTTCCCTGATGGCTAAGGCTTCTGCGAGAAGCGGGGAGGATACATGCATCTGAATCTTCAATCTCCTATTGACTTCCACTGTAGATGGAGCTGTGAAGATCCAGCAGATTCCTGCTGTTGTTGAGTCCGATCTCCAGGCCGCGTCTGTGTTGCATCGGATTGCAGAGCTCGTTTCAGTCGGGAGCTGCGGGGCTGCGATGGTAAAAGGTCCTCTTGCTGACTTGGGTTTTTGGGCATTTTCCCATTCCCTCGCCAAATAGATAGCTTTGTTAAAGGTCTCCTGTGGTGAATATGTCATGTTTTGGAAGAGGAGATGGTTGCGAAAACACCAAATGAACCAGCAAATCCAGGGGAGAAGATTGATGGAGACTCCATATGGTGGGAGGTTCTTCTTTCTCTGTGAGCCCACCAGAAGTCCTTGGAAGGTGCTGAGTGCATTGTGATCCATATAGCTCTCCCATGGTCTTAACTTCCAAACTTCTTGTGCAAAGCGATAGTTGAGTGAATTAACTTAAAATCCAAAAATAATGATGAAATTAGTAAACTATTTTGATGGAAAAGTTTTGTCTCTACCAACCAAGGTATCGTGGTATGGAATTTAGGATATTGATTTAATTAGAAAAAAAATTGTGTATACAGGATGTAATTTCACTTTAATATTTGGCTTCTGTAATATCATTGGCATTTATTAATTACGCATCAATATACCGAATTAATTGATCAAGTCACCTCCGACATGATCGCTGAATTAACGGATGCCATTTTGAAAATCCACAAGATTTAAAAATCATTGCAGAATTCATTGTTTTAAGAATAAGACATGTGAATAACTAGTATTTAATTACTACCCCAGTCAAAATAACAAAGTTAATTCTTATATAGATCTGAGCGGTTGTATTTTTATTTTGAAATATTTCGTTCTAATAGGCAATTATATCTTACTTAAAATCCACTATTAAATCAAAGATTATAGTACATGCCAATTGGAGAAATCATGTCTACATAGTAGATGTGCTTAGATTTTATTTATTTTTGGTAAGAATGTTAAGTAGATCATGCTTAGATCGTTAAAGACCATACTGGATCGATATTATTTCATGTTATAGAAGCCTTCACATGCTCCACAAACAGAATTGTTACGGAACTTCGGTGTGTTACGTGATTAAAAAATTTATGAGATTTGCATATCTCGGATGTTAATATATATGGGATGATTACATCAAATTACCAAGCTATGATTATAGTGATTTGTAAACCTCAAGAATGGCCGATATACCATGTTCTGCTTGAGCTTATAAGTCGTCTCCACAATGGCTTTATGAACTGTGCCTTTTGAAGTAGAAGCCATTAATTTACACGCGCTTGAAACATCAACAAAAATATTACAAATGGTGCTGTTTGAATTCTCTGTTCCTTCTTGACTTTTTGTTTAAGAAACTCTCTTCTACATTTTCCATTATCTTTACTTGTATAGTTGATAGTCCAACCAGTTTTATATTTAAATTAATGAAAAATAAAGATGTAGTCCAAACTATTCAAAGAAGAAGTGTTTGTGTTATTAGTTAATATTATGAAGCATTGGTCAAGATAATGGCTAGAACCTTTGACATTTTACAAAGTTATCGGGCAACATCGGCTTGAATTTCTTCAAGGGAACGACCTCGAGTCTCTGGTACCATTTTCATCACAAATAGGATGCCCATACCCGATATCGTTGAATATAAGAAAAACACACCTGTGATTTTACGAACATCAACAAAGTATTAAATTGGTCAATAATTAAATAACTGGATTTACTTAATTATTTGTAAAAATGAAGTGAATTACCAGAAGAGCTCCACTGGAAGAGGAAGTTGAATGTGTACGAAACGAACCAATTAGAGGACCAGCTAGTTATATTGCATAGCGTCCCTGATGAACCCTTTATATTCATCGGTGTCATCTAATTATACCACAATTGAAAAATTGAAATACAGAAATTAATATTTGGTAAAGTGTATATCAGTCATCAGTTATGTTTTCTAAAATTAATTCGACGGCATACATATATTATTGTTGTGCCTATTAAAACCTAACTATTTTGTTTAACTATTTAATTATGTAGTTACAATCATATTGAAAACCACGATTACCTCGGAGACAATGACCCATGGAATACCTCCCATTCCAATTGTCATCGAAGTTAGAAACACCTGCAATAATTTTCCGTAATTGTTTATCGAATAGTATGTATTACTCATTCTGTTTCATATTAAGTACTATTTTGACCTTATGCACACAGATTAGAAGAAACAATTAATTTTATATATTTCCTATATAAAAACACAATTACCTATACACCTAACCATATTTCAACCAATAGAAAAATAAATTATTGCATAAAATTAATAAATTTTGTATTGAAAATCGAAAACGACACTTATTTTGTAACGAAAAAATTTCTCTACAACGACACTTAATATGAAACGGAGGGAGTATATCTTAAGAAAACAAACTAAAGTTTACTTATAAATACATTATTTGTGATTAAATATTTTTAACAAATTTAAACTAATAGTAGTTCAATAAATTTATAATTTTTTATTGTTAGTTAATAAAAACATTAAAATCTTTGTATTTTTAAAACATTCGTTTTGAAAAATAGATAGTAGCATTAGTTAAAATTAAAATTATCAAAGCAAGACTATTTAATCTCTTTGAACAGAAGAAACTTATTACGTACCAGCACTCCGATCAGTGTTGAAATCGAGGTGTAATTTTCGAGTAAAGCATAACTCTGCAAATTAGTTTGATTGCTTCAGTTATTTATATTGGAAAAAATATAAGCTGAATTTATATCAGCCATTTTTTTTTTTGAACTGGGCATCAGCCATATTGTAATTAAGTTCAAAAAAAAAAATATCAGCCATTTTGTTAACTAATATAGTAATTCTTTTGGGTAAACAAAAACACCTGAAACAAAAACGACAGCCCTGTGATGAATGACCCCAAACACATCATGCCCGTCGCAACCTACAAGTGTTTCACATAAACAAAACGACGTTAATATCTTATTTCTCGACTGTATTTAATATCGTTTTTAACATTAAACATATTTTATATAGTTTCGTTTAACACTAGGACCATTTAACAACAGGGATTTAAAATCAGCCAAAACCATTAAAAGAGGTCGTCTCCCAAATTTATCCACGATTATTAATCCGAAAACGCTCATCGTGGCTTGCACCACGGTAGCTATCGTCACTCCTACGTTGTTAGGAAACCCTGTGAAATAATTAAATTGCAGATTATTTTCCTCTATAAAAATTAATTTTTAATTAATCCTTGTCCAGTAGGGGACTTAAATTTTACTGTGTACCCGCTTTGTTAAAAATCGAGCTCATGTAAAATGTGTAGCCACTGAGACCTCCGAGTTGTTGCAGTACTAGCAATCCAATCCCCACCTAAAGATAACCGATTCATTCAGTAACACGTTTTTGTTAAAAGAAACTACATTTTTCATCAAACACTTACAATAACAGCACGAGAATATCGCGGTTTGAAGAGTTCAAGAAAACCATCTTCTTTGGATTCTTGAAGATTTTCCATATATTTCTGAAAAAGAAGAAGATTATTTTTAAAAAAAAAATCAAAAAGATGCCAATTTCGTAAACGTATCTTTTACTTTGATTTCTGCAGCCTCTTTGGTGATATCAGTGCTGTTTCCTCGTAGACGTTGGAGTGCAACTTCCGATTCTTTAACCCGACCATTTCTAGACTATAAATTACAAAACCATCAAACCTATTAAAAATGTTGCTACTTACTCACAAGTATGCACGTTGGAGCTACATGACCATGACAAAACTACAAGACTAATTAATTACCAGCCACCTAGGAGACTCCGGTATAAAGAACAAACCGGCGAATTCTAAAACACAAGGAACTGTACCTGCACAACTCGTATCAACTTGATTTAGAGTACAATTAAAATTATAAGAACATGGTGCTAAATTTAATTAAATCGTTTTATCATTTTTGGTAGAAAAAGTAAAAACAAATTACTGAAGAGAGCTAAGTTCTGCCATGAAATTACTGATCCAACAAGGAAACTGAAGGCCATGCTAGCACACATCACAAGCTGTAAGAAAAAAATATTAGAAACTTTTTAAATATATTAGTAGTCATCGTATTTAGCGGTATTACCATGCTAACCGCAGAGAACGCGCCTCTGATTCTTTTGGGTGCAATTTCTACAATGTAGACGGGTACCTGGAGATCGAGATTACATATATTTGGAGTTAATAATTAACTCAAACGTTGCTTATAGCCTTATAGGTTACTAGACCCTACTTAACTCAAACTTTGCTTCTAGCCTTATAGGTCACTAAACCCTAATTATCAGTTACTCTGTTTCATAAAGTACATGTTTTAGAAAACAAAATTGGTTAACAAATGAAAATTGGTTAACAAATACATTTGTGTATTTTGAATGTATGTTTTATCAACTAATAATGATAATTGCAAACTTCAAAAAAAAAACTTAATTGAAATTATTAAATTCTTACTCTCTCCGTTTCATATTAAGCGTCAGTTTTAATTTTTAAATTTTATTTTATTCTAAATGTCATTTTACTTTTCAAGACAAATATGAAATAATTCATTTTCTAATTTTTATCCTTAATTTTAACTCATTAATTAACAAAATAAAATAAAATAATATATTAAATATGAGCAAAACAACAAATTAATCTTAAACGATACTTATAATCAAACAAATAGATAGAGTATTAGTTAGAATTATGAAAAAAAAAATATCTATAAAATTTATGCATTTATTATGTATATTTAATTGATATGTATGGAAATTTTAAAATATGTATTATATTGAAACCAAAAGAGTATTAAATTAGCGAACATACCACATAAGAAGTTACGCCAGATGCGACTCCGAGAAGAAATCGTCCAATATCAAGTGACCAAGTCGCCTAACATATTATTATATTAAACCATTTATTAGTAGATACATTAATATTGATAAACTAGTCTAGACTTTTGATTCAAGATATATTTTGTTTTATATACATTAATGTGGAAACTCCAAACCGGAGATGTATGTTTTAGAGTTTTTACATCAATTAAGAAAATATTTTAATTAAATGTATTATTTTCTTGTGATTAACTATTTCTTATATTTTCTAGCTAATCAAAATTTAGTAAACATAATTAATGTCTTTCAAATTTACAATTTACTATTATTATTTATATTGAAAATGTGAAATATATATCTTTTAGAAACGAAACAAATTATTTTTCTAAAATATGGATTATATTAAAACAAATGGAGTATTTCGTAAACATTAATTAACACCAATATGCGACAAATTACATTATATATAAGAAATTAAGAAATTTTGACTGATTTTTAGAAACCTGAGAGAAGGCTATCATAAGCCAGCCGGCCATGCAAAATGAGTTTGACACCCACAAAGCCTGCGCATTGAATCACTCATCAAAACCTAGTTTTCTTTTTGATAAAATCAAAACCTAGTTTTCTTGGAATATAAATGTATAGACGTGGGATTGTAAATTAGTTTTAGGAAAATGGGCTTACGCCTCTCCGACCAAAAAGATCGGCGAATCTTCCCGACAACGCGGCTCCCACGAGTCCACCAATTGTTAATACAGATCCAAAGAATGAAAACTGCATCCGTATAAAGAACAATAATTTTGATTACTTTTTTTTATTTGTTATTCAACGTAATAATATATTCTCTTTTTGGTAATAAAAATCTTTTAAAAATCACTGAATATCAGCAAGCCGGCTAGTAAAATCAACAATTCAACACTGACCTCAGCCAACGAGAGATTTAGTCCTTCCATCATCCCAGTTTGAGCTGGTGACGTAAAGCCGGCCTGCCAAAAAAAAAAACAAGTTAAAAGCTAAAAAGTCTTGTAAAATTATACTAAAAATGTCAGCTATCGTGTGACAGAAAAAATCTACATCAAATGATAAACAATTTTCTTGAAAATGGACACTCCAAAGAGAAATAGAAACAGAAGAAAACATGGAAGTTAAAAAAAAAAAAAAAAAAAAAAAAAAAAAAACATGTAAGTCAGCAATCTTCCAAACATAAATGATTTGTCACTGGATATCTAACCTACTTAGTACTATACATGACATAACCAAATCAACAAATTAAGTTATTAGTTATAACATATAATTATGTATGAAACATACGTCAATAGTTTTTGTTCTTTATCTATTAATCTATTAGCTAGGCACCCGGTTTATAACCCTAGCAAACACAAGAGAGAAAGCATGAAAAGTGAAGATGTGGAAACTTACGGCAGTGCCATAGGAGAAAGTGCCCCATAGAGCAGTTAAGGTTGTGAGGAGTAAAACAAACGTGATGGGGCCGTCATCGTCTCCGCCATTGACACGAGTCTTCTTATCTGACTCGATGTCTTCTTGAATCCTCACTTTCTGAAGCAATGGTTCTTTTCCCATGGCTGTGAGCACCAGTTTGAGAGACAATATTACTGAGAGCGATACCTTTTTTCTTACAAGAAAAGAGAACTTAAGTAGAGCATTATTGGGTTAATTCCATTTAATGTGTATGAGAAATGACAAATTACGAGGAGATTTGTAAGTATAAACAAACTTGCACATAGAACCATTCAAATGACCCAAGTTGTGGAAAAATGAGAGATAAATAACACGTGTTTTATCATTTATGGGTCTACATGACTACATCAAATGGTAATATAATATTATTTCGTATATTAATAATTAACTGACCTGGTATAAATTTGGATTTAGAACAATTAATTGCGTAGGATTAGTGGTGCATTTATTATGCTTATGCATACTTTTCTCAGATTTATGAAATTGAACTTATTCTTTGGTTCTCTCTAGTTTCACCAACCAATAGAATTGTGTTATTTCATATTCGATATCTTTAAAAAAAAAAAAATATTATAAAATTATATTATTTTTAAAAAATTAAAAGGTAAAAAGAAATAAATAAAAAATAGTAGTAATTACAAAAAAAAAATATTTTTAACGTCGTCAGCAAAACATTAAACCATAAATCATAATCCCTAAACCCTAAATCTTAAACCTTAAACCCTTGGGTAAACCCTAAACTCTAGGATAAATCTTAAACTCTAGGA
Coding sequences within:
- the LOC106294007 gene encoding putative sugar transporter ERD6-like 13; the encoded protein is MGKEPLLQKVRIQEDIESDKKTRVNGGDDDGPITFVLLLTTLTALWGTFSYGTAAGFTSPAQTGMMEGLNLSLAEFSFFGSVLTIGGLVGAALSGRFADLFGRRGALWVSNSFCMAGWLMIAFSQATWSLDIGRFLLGVASGVTSYVVPVYIVEIAPKRIRGAFSAVSMLVMCASMAFSFLVGSVISWQNLALFSTVPCVLEFAGLFFIPESPRWLSRNGRVKESEVALQRLRGNSTDITKEAAEIKKYMENLQESKEDGFLELFKPRYSRAVIVGIGLLVLQQLGGLSGYTFYMSSIFNKAGFPNNVGVTIATVVQATMSVFGLIIVDKFGRRPLLMVATGMMCLGSFITGLSFLFQSYALLENYTSISTLIGVLVFLTSMTIGMGGIPWVIVSEMTPMNIKGSSGTLCNITSWSSNWFVSYTFNFLFQWSSSGVFFLYSTISGMGILFVMKMVPETRGRSLEEIQADVAR
- the LOC106345065 gene encoding uncharacterized protein LOC106345065 — encoded protein: MDHNALSTFQGLLVGSQRKKNLPPYGVSINLLPWICWFIWCFRNHLLFQNMTYSPQETFNKAIYLAREWENAQKPKSARGPFTIAAPQLPTETSSAIRCNTDAAWRSDSTTAGICWIFTAPSTVEVNRRLKIQMHVSSPLLAEALAIREALQQAISLKLTHIWVRSDSQVLVREIDRNRNSSEIHRVLSDAV